A window of Candidatus Bathyanammoxibius amoris genomic DNA:
AAAACGAACACTCGCTGGAATTTCAGGCCATATTCCTCCACTACCTGTATGACGGCAAGAGGGACGTCAGCATAGTACCCGTCCTCTGCTCGTCATTCCATGAGATGATAAAGGACGGTAAGAGCCCGTCTTCGGTACAGGAGGTGAATGATTTCATAGAGACACTAAAGGGCGTCATTAAGGGGAATGGGAAAGACGTCTTTTTAATAGCAAGCGCGGACCTGAGCCATGTCGGACCACGTTTCGGCGACCCCCTGCCCCTGACCAGCCAGGACCTCCAGAAAATAGCCGAAGAGGACATGGACATGATAAGGTTTATAGAAAACGTTGACGCAGAGGGATTCTTTCACAGTATCCAGAAAGACGGCGACAGGAGGAAGATATGCGGGCTTTCGCCGATATACGTACTCCTGAAGGTACTGGATGCCTCCAGAGGGAAATTGCTCAAATATGAACAGTGGCCGGACCCGAGGGGCATGGTCAGCTTCGCCAGTATCGGCCTCTATTAGTCCGCCCCGGAAAACCCGTCCAAACCATGGAAACTATGGTATAATTATTTAAGAGAGGGTTGTGAAAACAACCTCTATGACAACCGGCAGCACCGGCAGGAGGCAACGTGCACGTGCGTACTAAGAAATTCCATAAGAATTTCTCCTCCCTGAAGAGCTCTCAGAGAGACCCATAAAGAGTCACGCCCCCTTGCCGGCTGCCGCGGATTATGGATAAGGGTTCGGGGTGTAACCCTGGAGGATGGGCTGCCCCGGTTTTTTTAACAGCTTCCACGTCTTCAACTTAGGCCATCTGCCCCTGCTTTATTTTGTTATCCGACAAGCCATAATAGTAGGACTTCATACGTAGTGCGTCCTCGTCCTGGGCGTCCTTGCTCTCACAGATGACCGTAGGGCTAAGTCCATATTCCGCAACAAGTTCTAGAAACGGCTCAAACCTTGGCCCGTAGCCGCCCACCTTGTAGTTCTTGTGGCACTTCTCGCCTCTCTCGCCGTACTCTACCGGATAAAAATGGCAGTGCAGTCTTTTCATCTCCTCAAGGCCCAGCCTTTCAATAAAACGCTCAAATATCCTTTTAAAATCATCTTTTCCCGACAACATTCCTCCCTCGCGGGCGTATATGTGGGCAAAATCAAGACACGGTCTCAGGAAATCCAACTCGTTGCACATGTACAAGACCTCATCCAGTGAGCCCAGGTACGACTTCCCACCCGCGGTTTCAACGCAGATAAGCGCGTCCTTGTTGTCGGTGTTTCTACGTATTATCCTGAGGTTGCCCAGACACCGCATCATCGCGTCCCGCGCGTCTCCCCGGTAAGGCCCCGGGTGCAGCACTATCTTCCGAGTACCAAGATAAGAGGCAAATTCCAGACATCTGAGCATAAGCTCGATAGAGTTTTTCACCACCTCTTTATCTGTACTGGTCAGCACCACATAATACGGCGCGTGTATGGAGAGGGCTATCTCCTTCAGGTCTGCATTTTTTCTGAGTAACAGGGCCCTTTCCCGTGTCAGCCTGATTCCATGGGTAAACTGGACCTCGTAGGCGCCAAGGCCGATACCCGCCAGCCAGAGGGGATTATTGACACTATCCCGCTTGTATTTGGATTTCCAGAAATTCGGCGGACATCCTGCCACCCCGAATTTTGCACCTTCTGTCATGGTTATCATCAGTCCCACCCGGTACACGAACAATTGAATAAATACTTACTTCACCCCGGAGAGGTCGAACTTGAACTCTACGTCTTTCTGGCCGGGCAAGCTGACCACAAGGGTTGCCGCGCCGTCAGGGTCCACCTCCTTCGTGTCAAAATAATAGTAGCATATGGCCCTGTACGCCGGCGGGTTGGGCCAGGAGTCGGTAGGCTCGGCCTTCATGACGGTTTTGGATTCTATGGGTTTTATCGTCTTCTCTTTCTGTACGATGACGGCGCGTGCTCCTTGCGCAAAGTCCCGCGCCTCTCCGTACACCGACACACCGAAGGCCAATTTACCCCTGGATTTTTCCAAGATCTCGTCAATGACCTCGGAGTCAACGGCTTCGTCTCCGGCGGCGGCGTGTTTGGCCTCAAAGGCTATCTTCGAGAAGGGGGTGATAACCCTGGCAGAGCCCGTGCCGTAGCCCAGGTCTACCCTCCAGTCCTTGAAGAATTCAAGGTAGCCGGTGTCTTTGTTGTCCCTCCCATACCGGAGAGCCTCCTTCACGTCTTCCCCGGTGAGGTCTACAAGTACGGCGCCGGCCGGTGGCGATGCGAACGAGAATAAGAATGAAAAAATACCCCACATCAAAACTAACGTCGTGAGAACTCTCTTATTCATTTACGTTGTCCTCCGTATCCTCAATCTCCTCGGGCGTCGGCTTTTTTCCCCTCTTCCCTCTTTTATCCTTAAAGACCCGTTCCACGGGGCACTTCAGCCTGGGGAGTTTTGGTGTTTTCTTCTTTTTTGCCATTACGTAACCTTTGAAAAAGCTTACGGGTTCCCTTAGTTTTTCCACTCCCTTGACGGGAATGGGTGAAGGGCAGGGTGGTCGTTCACCTCCACCTTATCCTCCCCCTCGAGGCACCGGAAGCCCTGCGTTGACAAGCAAAAAGGAAGGTGAAAAAACCGGGAAGACGGTAGTTAATATAATGAGGGAAAGGGCTGCGGCCGAAGAAGAAGAAGTATGTCTTTTTACAACCATTACATAAGGAACTACTCTAACACTCCCAATTACTCTAAGGCCCTGCCTCCGGGTTTGCCGGTGAGACGAATTCTTCCGGATAAGTCGTGCTCTCGGGCACAATGCTTATTTTGTCCAGGATTTTGATCAAAAGTGTATTATAGTCGTCGATTTGTTCTCTCAATGTCTCAAATTCGAATTCCAGTCCCTCCCGCAGTTTTGCCCTGTCTTTAGATGACTCATCCTGGAAGAACTCCATAAGCGAGAGTTTTTCCTTAATCTGCTGGTAGTCCTCCTCCAGCACGATTATTCTGACGATGAGGTCTTCCTGAGCCTCTTTCATTCCCTGAGAGAACTGCCTGAAATGCTTATCCATCTCCCGGCGGTATGTCCTCAGTCGACGTTCCTGCCTTGTAGCTTCTTCTTCTTCATGCTTTTCCTGCGGCGTTGCCTGAGGCGCGGTCATAGTGGTCACGGGGTAGACCGGGGTTCTTTCTTTCTTCTTATTGCCTCCAAACAGGCAGCCATGGCAGCATAGCGTCAAAAAGGCGAGGCAAAGACACAATAAAGGACTATTCTTGTGTATCTCATTCATGGTCTGTGGGTCACGCACTTTCGAAAAATGACAACGTATTGTCTCCCTGCGCAGACAGACGAATAACCGGGGGCTAAAATACCCGTCACAGGATGGGTAGATTAATCAGGCTGTCATTTCTTATGTAGTTTTCTCCTCGCTCAAGGGCAAGCTTGTTTATTTCGTATAGAGCCGCCTTCTTGCCTCTCAAGGCCTTCTCCAGACAGTTCAGAAAGATATCGGCAGGTATAATGTTTTTTATATAGTTATACACCCCCATCATCACCATGTTCGACGCCACCACGTTCCCCAGTTCGTTGGCCATCTCAGTGGCGGGGATCCTGTAGACCTTTACGCCCGGCG
This region includes:
- a CDS encoding TIM barrel protein, with amino-acid sequence MTEGAKFGVAGCPPNFWKSKYKRDSVNNPLWLAGIGLGAYEVQFTHGIRLTRERALLLRKNADLKEIALSIHAPYYVVLTSTDKEVVKNSIELMLRCLEFASYLGTRKIVLHPGPYRGDARDAMMRCLGNLRIIRRNTDNKDALICVETAGGKSYLGSLDEVLYMCNELDFLRPCLDFAHIYAREGGMLSGKDDFKRIFERFIERLGLEEMKRLHCHFYPVEYGERGEKCHKNYKVGGYGPRFEPFLELVAEYGLSPTVICESKDAQDEDALRMKSYYYGLSDNKIKQGQMA